One genomic region from Amphiprion ocellaris isolate individual 3 ecotype Okinawa chromosome 20, ASM2253959v1, whole genome shotgun sequence encodes:
- the LOC111574422 gene encoding leucine-rich repeat and fibronectin type-III domain-containing protein 2 encodes MDKVVISLLFLGTAVTMVHACPKYCVCQNLSESLGTLCPSKGLLFVPPDIDRRTVELRLGGNFILKVTTQDFVNMTGLVDLTLSRNTISAIQPFSFIDLETLRSLHLDSNRLTELGPDDLRGLVNLQHLILNNNQLSRISKAAFDDLLLTLEDLDLSYNNLRSVPWEAIRKMVSLHQMSLDHNLISFIAEGTFTDLDKLARLDLTSNRLQKLPPDPIFARSQSSVVMSTPYAPPLSLSFGGNPLHCNCEVLWLRRLEREDDMETCASPASLKGRYFWSVREEEFVCEPPLITQHTHKLLVLEGQTASLRCKAVGDPMPTVHWVAPDDRLISNSSRATVYENGTLDLTITTSKDYGIFTCIAANAAGESTASIELSIIQLPHLSNGTNRTTQSKSGLSDITSSTKISKGEPKPLPEKVVSVSEVTAISALVKWTVSKSTPKVKMYQLQYNCSEDEVLIYRMIPMNNRAFIVTNLVPGMQYDLCVLAIWEDSATALTATNIVGCVQFITREDYPQCTSLHSGFLGGTMILVIGGIIVATLLVFIIILMVRYKVASGIQTNKLPTVSNTYSQTNGGLNRFNGAPPQVKSTVVVMREEMVEFKCGSLQSSLSSSSSSSNSLDSQTGRGAGDRYSMQGSECSTLPSSKFRRHGAKARPNLDNLLGAFTSLELRGAARDNQGASGPSATSNTMMTVAVAPPSDKEPLLGRAESTTMLGRLLGLPQECKPKRSHSFDMGHVGAAQCRSNYPRRISNIWTKRSLSVNGMLLQYDDSEDEKPTFESSEWVMESTV; translated from the exons ATGGACAAAGTGGTCATCAGTCTCCTGTTTCTGGGAACCGCAGTTACGATGGTCCATGCATGTCCCAAATACTGTGTCTGCCAGAACCTCTCAGAGTCTCTGGGAACTCTGTGCCCCTCCAAAGGCCTGCTCTTTGTGCCACCGGACATCGACCGGCGAACTGTGGAGCTGCGGCTGGGTGGCAACTTCATCCTCAAGGTCACCACACAGGACTTTGTCAACATGACAGGTCTGGTGGATCTCACTTTGTCCCGCAACACCATTAGCGCCATCCAGCCTTTCTCGTTCATCGACCTGGAGACCTTGAGATCCCTGCACCTGGACAGTAACCGGTTGACTGAACTGGGACCTGATGACCTCCGAGGACTGGTCAACCTGCAGCACCTGATCCTCAACAACAATCAGCTGAGTCGCATCTCTAAAGCAGCCTTTGATGACTTGTTACTGACACTGGAAGATCTGGATTTGTCATATAACAATTTGCGCAGTGTGCCTTGGGAAGCCATCCGCAAGATGGTCAGTCTCCATCAGATGAGTCTGGACCATAACCTCATTTCCTTCATTGCTGAGGGGACTTTTACAGATCTGGATAAACTGGCTCGCTTGGACCTCACCTCCAACCGTCTCCAGAAGCTCCCCCCAGACCCCATCTTTGCACGCTCTCAGAGCAGTGTGGTGATGAGCACTCCTTATGCACCTCCCCTGTCTCTAAGCTTTGGTGGAAACCCATTGCACTGCAACTGTGAAGTGCTTTGGCTACGAAGGCTGGAGCGTGAGGATGACATGGAAACCTGTGCTTCTCCTGCCAGTCTAAAGGGTCGCTACTTTTGGTCTGTGCGTGAGGAGGAGTTTGTTTGTGAGCCCCCTTTGATTACACAACATACTCACAAGTTGCTAGTGCTGGAGGGGCAGACTGCCAGCTTGCGCTGCAAAGCTGTTGGTGATCCGATGCCAACGGTGCACTGGGTTGCTCCCGATGACCGTCTGATCAGCAACTCCTCCCGAGCAACTGTATATGAAAATGGCACCCTGGACTTAACAATCACCACATCCAAGGACTATGGTATCTTTACTTGCATAGCTGCTAATGCTGCTGGGGAATCTACGGCCTCTATTGAGCTTTCAATCATTCAACTCCCCCATCTGAGTAATGGTACAAACCGAACCACGCAGTCTAAGTCAGGACTCTCAGACATAACAAGCTCTACCAAGATCAGTAAAGGAGAGCCAAAACCTCTCCCAGAAAAGGTGGTGTCTGTATCAGAAGTGACAGCCATCTCTGCTCTGGTCAAGTGGACTGTCAGCAAATCAACTCCAAAGGTCAAAATGTATCAGCTTCAGTACAATTGCTCTGAGGATGAAGTTCTCATTTACAG gaTGATTCCAATGAATAACAGGGCATTCATAGTCACAAATCTTGTTCCGGGGATGCAGTATGACCTGTGTGTCTTGGCTATATGGGAAGACAGTGCCACCGCCCTCACCGCCACCAACATCGTCGGCTGTGTTCAGTTCATCACCAGGGAGGACTACCCGCAGTGCACGTCTCTTCACAGCGGCTTCCTGGGTGGCACTATGATTCTGGTCATCGGAGGCATTATTGTGGCCACACTGCTGGTGTTCATTATCATCCTTATGGTCCGCTACAAGGTGGCCAGTGGGATCCAGACTAATAAACTACCCACTGTGAGTAACACATACTCACAGACCAACGGGGGGCTGAACAGGTTCAACGGCGCCCCGCCACAGGtcaagtccacagtggtggtcATGCGTGAGGAAATGGTGGAGTTCAAGTGTGGATCCCTGCAGAGCAGCCTCTCTTCATCATCGTCCTCCTCTAATTCGTTAGACAGCCAAACGGGGAGAGGGGCCGGCGACCGCTACAGCATGCAGGGCAGCGAATGCAGCACCCTGCCCAGCAGCAAGTTCAGGAGGCACGGTGCCAAAGCACGGCCAAACCTGGATAACCTTTTAGGAGCCTTCACCTCTCTGGAGCTGCGAGGAGCAGCAAGGGACAACCAAGGGGCTTCTGGCCCCTCTGCCACATCCAATACTATGATGACAGTGGCTGTGGCGCCACCATCTGATAAAGAACCCCTGCTTGGGAGGGCCGAGTCCACGACCATGCTGGGACGTCTCCTAGGGCTGCCCCAGGAGTGCAAGCCCAAGAGGAGCCATTCCTTTGACATGGGTCATGTAGGGGCAGCGCAGTGTCGCAGCAACTACCCTCGCAGGATCAGTAACATCTGGACTAAGCGCAGTCTGTCTGTTAATGGCATGCTGCTGCAGTACGATGACAGTGAGGACGAGAAGCCCACTTTTGAGAGCTCCGAGTGGGTGATGGAGAGCACAGTTTGA